The proteins below are encoded in one region of Segatella copri:
- a CDS encoding 1-acyl-sn-glycerol-3-phosphate acyltransferase, with protein MNIPQEFDTIRPWEPEDLPEVFDRLLSNDQFKQVLAYLYPQVPFEMIAQKLKACKTNLDFQLAFAYDFVHGILKKAATGCEMDCTSLDNTRNYTFISNHRDIVLDSAILDVLLIDNGFKTTCEIAIGDNLLSLPWVKDLVRVNKAFIVERALSMRQMLMSSKRLSDYMHFAIKEKNENIWIAQREGRAKDSNDRTQKSILQMMSMGGEGSIIDRLKQLHLVPLSISYEYDPCDFLKAKEFQQKRDNADWKKGPMDDLVSMQTGIFGYKGHVHYHAAPCLDDYLDSLDPDMPKQDIYNKVAAYMDEQIFKNYRLYPGNYVALDLLENSTAHQAEYTAEDKAKFEKYMAGQLAKIDLPNKDEAYLRERILEMYANPVRNYLAAQ; from the coding sequence ATGAATATCCCTCAAGAATTTGATACCATCCGTCCTTGGGAGCCTGAAGATCTCCCAGAGGTATTCGACCGTTTGCTTTCAAACGATCAGTTTAAACAAGTGCTTGCCTATCTCTATCCACAAGTACCTTTCGAGATGATTGCCCAGAAGTTGAAGGCATGTAAGACCAATCTGGATTTCCAGTTGGCTTTTGCTTACGATTTTGTTCATGGCATTCTGAAGAAGGCAGCAACAGGCTGCGAGATGGATTGTACATCGCTCGATAATACCCGTAATTATACTTTCATCAGTAATCACCGTGATATCGTGCTCGATTCAGCCATCCTCGATGTCCTTCTTATCGATAACGGTTTTAAGACCACCTGTGAGATTGCCATCGGTGATAATCTCCTTTCTCTTCCTTGGGTCAAGGACCTGGTACGTGTCAACAAGGCGTTTATCGTAGAGCGTGCCCTGAGCATGCGACAGATGCTGATGTCGAGCAAGCGTCTTTCCGACTATATGCATTTCGCCATCAAGGAGAAGAACGAGAATATCTGGATAGCCCAGCGCGAGGGTAGGGCCAAGGACAGTAATGACCGCACCCAGAAGAGTATTCTGCAGATGATGTCGATGGGTGGCGAGGGCAGCATTATCGACCGCCTGAAACAGCTTCATCTCGTACCGCTCTCTATCAGTTACGAATATGATCCATGCGATTTCCTGAAGGCAAAGGAGTTCCAGCAGAAGCGCGATAATGCCGATTGGAAGAAGGGACCTATGGATGACCTGGTAAGCATGCAGACCGGTATCTTCGGTTATAAGGGTCATGTGCATTATCATGCAGCCCCATGTCTTGATGATTATCTGGACAGTCTTGATCCTGATATGCCTAAGCAGGATATATATAATAAGGTAGCCGCCTACATGGATGAGCAGATATTCAAGAACTACCGCCTCTATCCGGGCAACTATGTGGCTCTTGATTTGCTTGAAAACTCAACTGCTCATCAGGCAGAATATACTGCCGAAGATAAGGCAAAATTTGAAAAATATATGGCTGGTCAGCTTGCGAAAATTGACCTTCCAAATAAGGATGAAGCTTACTTGAGAGAGAGAATTCTCGAGATGTATGCCAATCCTGTACGTAATTACCTTGCTGCTCAATAG
- a CDS encoding Rid family hydrolase, producing the protein MDKYIILSPEAKGSFNDRLNFLYLKLGNFLDTEKLENRTLQYCKVFLSDAQNQIKELEESLLYQEFLKGANLTIVEQTPLNGSKVSLLIKTTDSQTPILFHSLRLTEEEAKGKDSYEQTRLLFNKYLKTIEGTDMTMERNLIRTWIYVTNIDVNYQGVVEARNDIFDKEGLTADTHYIASTGIGGATPVRHAAVAIDFLTIPHIKEEDKKYLQALEHLNPAHEYGVAFERGTRLTLPTHTLHPEGSQQFKQQYFISGTASIDKHGDVVYEGDIVRQTGRLLENIGALLKDGDATMNDIQYFIIYLRDISDYHTVDRLMQQFYPQIPRIIVEAKVCRPGWLIEMECIAEKELCSTE; encoded by the coding sequence ATGGACAAATACATAATACTTTCACCAGAAGCTAAGGGTTCATTCAATGATCGCCTTAACTTTCTGTATCTAAAACTAGGTAACTTTCTCGATACAGAGAAACTGGAAAACCGTACCTTGCAATATTGTAAGGTATTCCTCAGCGATGCCCAGAACCAGATAAAAGAGTTAGAAGAATCTCTCCTTTATCAGGAGTTTCTGAAAGGCGCAAACCTCACTATCGTGGAACAGACTCCACTGAATGGCAGCAAGGTGAGTCTGCTGATCAAGACAACGGACTCCCAGACTCCCATTCTCTTCCACAGTCTTCGCCTTACAGAGGAGGAGGCTAAGGGAAAGGATTCGTACGAACAGACCCGTCTTCTCTTCAATAAATACCTGAAGACTATCGAAGGTACGGATATGACAATGGAACGCAACCTGATTCGCACCTGGATATACGTCACCAACATCGATGTAAACTATCAAGGCGTAGTAGAAGCCCGTAATGACATCTTCGATAAAGAGGGATTGACAGCCGACACCCACTACATCGCCAGCACAGGTATCGGTGGCGCCACTCCGGTACGCCATGCAGCTGTAGCCATCGACTTCCTCACCATCCCCCATATCAAGGAAGAGGACAAGAAGTATCTTCAGGCACTCGAACATCTGAATCCTGCCCATGAATATGGAGTAGCCTTCGAACGAGGAACCCGGCTTACGCTACCTACCCATACTCTCCATCCAGAAGGAAGCCAGCAGTTCAAGCAACAATACTTCATCTCCGGTACAGCCAGTATCGACAAGCATGGAGATGTGGTCTATGAAGGAGACATCGTGCGCCAGACCGGCAGACTGCTTGAGAACATCGGCGCCCTGCTGAAAGATGGCGATGCCACGATGAATGATATCCAATACTTCATCATCTATCTGCGCGACATCTCCGACTATCATACGGTTGACAGACTGATGCAGCAGTTTTATCCACAAATCCCCCGCATCATCGTGGAGGCAAAAGTATGCCGCCCCGGCTGGTTGATAGAAATGGAATGCATTGCAGAGAAGGAATTATGTTCTACAGAATAA
- a CDS encoding ornithine carbamoyltransferase, with product MKTFFNVEDLGDLKAALAEAQEVKANRFGYQELGKNKTLLMIFFNNSLRTRLSTQKAAMNLGMNVIVLDVNAGAWKLETERGVIMDGDKSEHLLEAIPVMGSFCDLIGVRSFAGLKDREYDYAETIVNQFVKYSGRPVFAMETATVHPLQAFADLITIEEHKKVARPKVVLTWAPHCRALPQAVPNSFAQWMNAADVDFVVTHPEGYELDPKFVGNAKVEYDQKKALEGADFVYAKNWSCPGVKDPAQYGEILSKDMSWTIDEEHMSWTNDGCFMHCLPVRRGLIVTDDVIESKNSLVIPEAANREISAEVVIKRMLESL from the coding sequence ATGAAGACATTCTTTAATGTTGAAGACCTTGGCGACCTGAAAGCAGCGCTCGCCGAGGCACAGGAAGTGAAAGCAAACCGTTTCGGTTATCAGGAGTTGGGCAAGAACAAAACCTTGCTGATGATATTCTTCAATAACAGTCTCCGTACCCGACTGAGTACACAGAAGGCTGCGATGAACCTGGGCATGAATGTTATCGTACTCGACGTGAACGCAGGTGCATGGAAACTGGAGACAGAGCGTGGCGTTATCATGGATGGCGACAAGAGCGAGCACCTGCTGGAGGCTATCCCTGTGATGGGTAGCTTCTGCGACCTTATCGGTGTTCGTAGCTTTGCCGGTTTGAAAGACCGAGAGTATGATTATGCCGAAACCATTGTAAACCAGTTTGTAAAGTACAGCGGCCGCCCTGTCTTCGCTATGGAGACTGCTACCGTTCACCCACTCCAGGCATTCGCCGACCTCATCACCATTGAGGAGCATAAGAAGGTGGCTCGTCCTAAGGTAGTCCTGACCTGGGCTCCTCATTGCCGTGCCTTGCCTCAAGCTGTACCAAACTCATTCGCCCAGTGGATGAATGCAGCCGATGTAGATTTCGTGGTTACTCACCCTGAGGGATACGAACTCGATCCTAAGTTCGTAGGCAATGCCAAGGTAGAGTACGACCAGAAAAAGGCGCTGGAAGGTGCAGACTTCGTTTATGCCAAGAACTGGAGCTGTCCGGGCGTGAAAGACCCAGCACAGTATGGCGAAATCCTGAGCAAGGATATGAGCTGGACCATCGACGAGGAGCACATGAGCTGGACCAACGATGGTTGCTTCATGCACTGTCTGCCAGTTCGCCGTGGCTTGATTGTAACCGATGATGTCATTGAAAGCAAGAACAGTCTGGTGATTCCAGAGGCAGCCAACCGTGAGATTTCAGCCGAGGTTGTCATCAAGCGTATGCTCGAATCACTCTAA
- a CDS encoding glutamate-5-semialdehyde dehydrogenase translates to MELKETFQKVKAASKTLGLLTDEQRNKILQAVADAIIAETPALLKANAEDLAKMDKANPLYDRLQLTEQRLQDIASDMRHVSTLPSPLGRVLKDKTLENGLHLQRVAVPFGVIGMIYEARPNVTYDVFSLCFKSGNACVLKGGKDANASNSAGVELIHRVLITFGIDPNVVTLLPATHEATGEMLNAVGYIDLCIPRGGKKLINFVRDTAKVPVIETGAGVVHCYFDKDGDLEMGKRIITNAKCRRVSVCNALDCLLIHESRLSDLPALCEGLAEKQTKIHADAKAYEVLKGHYPDTLLYKAEESDAKMKEADANVKSIWNTEWLSMQMGIKAVVSEDEALDHIATYGSGHSESIVSNNETAQKKFQAMVDAACVYVNAPTSFTDGAQFGLGAEIGISTQKLGARGPMALEEITTYKWLITGNGQTRK, encoded by the coding sequence ATGGAACTGAAAGAGACTTTCCAAAAAGTGAAGGCAGCTAGCAAAACACTTGGTTTGCTAACAGATGAACAACGTAATAAAATTCTGCAGGCGGTGGCTGACGCTATCATCGCTGAGACTCCTGCGCTTCTCAAAGCGAATGCAGAAGACTTGGCGAAGATGGACAAGGCGAACCCGCTCTACGACCGATTGCAACTCACAGAGCAGCGACTCCAGGATATTGCTTCGGATATGAGACACGTCAGTACACTGCCCTCACCGCTCGGAAGAGTTCTCAAAGACAAAACACTCGAAAATGGTTTGCACCTACAGCGAGTAGCCGTTCCATTCGGAGTTATCGGTATGATTTATGAAGCCCGTCCTAACGTAACCTACGATGTTTTCTCACTCTGTTTCAAGAGCGGAAATGCGTGCGTACTGAAAGGAGGAAAGGACGCAAACGCCTCAAACTCAGCGGGTGTCGAACTTATCCACAGGGTGCTGATAACTTTTGGTATTGATCCGAATGTTGTTACACTACTCCCTGCTACCCATGAGGCTACCGGCGAAATGCTGAATGCCGTGGGCTATATCGACCTCTGTATTCCTCGTGGCGGAAAGAAGCTTATCAACTTCGTCCGTGATACTGCCAAAGTTCCGGTTATCGAAACCGGAGCCGGTGTGGTACATTGTTACTTCGACAAGGATGGCGACCTGGAGATGGGCAAGCGCATCATCACCAATGCCAAGTGCCGAAGAGTGAGCGTATGCAATGCGCTCGACTGTCTGCTGATTCACGAAAGCAGATTAAGCGACCTCCCTGCCCTCTGTGAAGGACTCGCCGAGAAGCAAACCAAGATTCATGCAGATGCCAAGGCTTACGAAGTCTTAAAGGGACACTATCCAGACACCTTATTATATAAGGCAGAGGAAAGCGATGCAAAGATGAAAGAGGCTGATGCCAACGTGAAGAGTATCTGGAACACCGAATGGCTCAGCATGCAGATGGGAATCAAGGCCGTGGTTTCAGAAGATGAAGCACTCGACCATATCGCCACTTACGGAAGCGGACACAGCGAGAGCATTGTTTCCAACAATGAAACTGCCCAGAAGAAGTTCCAGGCGATGGTAGATGCAGCCTGCGTTTATGTGAATGCTCCAACCAGTTTCACCGATGGCGCACAGTTCGGATTGGGCGCAGAAATTGGCATCAGTACCCAAAAGCTTGGAGCACGCGGACCAATGGCGCTAGAAGAAATTACCACCTACAAGTGGCTGATTACAGGAAATGGACAAACAAGGAAGTGA
- a CDS encoding ATP-binding protein yields the protein MKLRNKKLANPFIYQGYESPEYFCDREVETKTLMSHLKNGRNVTLISPRRLGKTGLIKNTFYHLEKDEKDSACLYLDIFATKNLHDFVEQFGVMVINDIVRKNTSFIEKTIAFFSALRPVLSMDPLTGEPSVSITIEPSQEDITIRSIFNYLNESGKEVYIAIDEFQQIAEYPEKGTEALLRSYIQFAQHVHFTFSGSKHHLMAEIFGSPKHPFYQSTEMMGLKPLRNDVYYEFCQNFFKQKGGNLSKETFDYIYQQFEGHTWYIQCIMNRLYETEIQVDSIKQVNAAILSVLEGREPQFENMVQFFTENQFSLLKAIAKDSIVAQPTSGKFIKEHKLSGASSVKAALKILEDKELVYRTNEGYVIYDRFMDLWLKRI from the coding sequence ATGAAACTAAGAAACAAGAAATTAGCAAATCCTTTCATCTATCAAGGTTATGAAAGTCCTGAGTATTTCTGCGACAGAGAAGTGGAAACAAAGACTCTAATGTCGCACTTGAAGAATGGAAGAAACGTTACCCTCATTTCTCCTCGAAGACTAGGAAAAACTGGGCTTATCAAGAACACTTTCTATCATCTGGAAAAAGATGAGAAGGATTCCGCATGCCTATACCTCGACATATTCGCTACCAAGAACTTGCACGACTTTGTGGAACAATTTGGAGTAATGGTTATCAATGACATCGTCCGCAAGAACACCTCATTCATAGAGAAAACCATCGCCTTCTTCAGTGCCTTGCGCCCTGTACTCAGCATGGATCCATTGACTGGTGAGCCTAGTGTATCAATCACAATTGAGCCATCCCAAGAAGACATCACCATCCGCAGCATCTTCAACTATCTCAACGAGAGTGGGAAAGAGGTATATATCGCCATCGATGAGTTTCAGCAGATTGCAGAATATCCGGAGAAAGGCACAGAGGCATTGCTACGTTCTTATATCCAGTTTGCCCAACATGTGCATTTCACCTTCTCTGGCAGCAAGCATCATCTGATGGCTGAGATATTCGGCTCGCCGAAACATCCATTTTACCAAAGCACTGAGATGATGGGACTTAAACCATTGAGAAACGATGTTTATTATGAGTTTTGCCAAAACTTCTTCAAGCAGAAAGGTGGCAACTTATCAAAAGAAACCTTCGACTACATCTATCAACAATTCGAGGGCCACACATGGTATATCCAATGCATCATGAATCGCCTCTATGAAACCGAAATACAAGTTGATAGTATCAAGCAAGTAAATGCAGCAATTCTTTCAGTACTCGAAGGTAGAGAACCACAGTTTGAGAATATGGTACAGTTCTTCACAGAGAACCAGTTCTCGCTTCTGAAAGCTATAGCCAAGGATAGCATTGTTGCCCAGCCTACCTCTGGCAAGTTCATCAAGGAGCACAAGCTGAGTGGAGCCAGCAGCGTAAAGGCTGCCCTCAAAATCTTGGAAGACAAGGAATTAGTATATAGGACTAATGAAGGATACGTCATCTACGACAGATTCATGGATCTGTGGTTAAAGAGAATATAA